The Hyphomicrobiales bacterium genome has a window encoding:
- the fdoI gene encoding formate dehydrogenase O subunit gamma: MAVRREEERTTVDRYPGRVRVNHWVTAISLILLAISGAALFHPALFFLSSLFGGGSNTRALHPWIGVVLLASFAILFVQMVRYNFWTKVDTQWMRQIGDVMSGREENLPEIGKYNGGQKIIFWLMTLLILVLFGTGIMIWYEYFGTSFTIDQQRLGHIVHALAAIAMLLVVIVHIYAAFYVRGTISAMTEGKVTGGWAFRHHRRWLRQEARKGVIDERQTPPRRHSVGPAE, translated from the coding sequence GTGGCCGTGAGGCGTGAAGAGGAGCGCACGACCGTCGACCGCTACCCGGGCCGCGTGCGCGTCAATCACTGGGTCACCGCGATCTCGCTGATCCTGCTGGCGATCAGCGGGGCCGCGCTGTTCCACCCTGCCCTGTTCTTCCTGTCGAGTCTGTTCGGCGGCGGCTCCAACACGCGGGCGCTGCATCCCTGGATCGGCGTCGTGCTGCTCGCCAGCTTCGCGATCCTGTTCGTCCAGATGGTGCGCTACAATTTCTGGACGAAAGTCGACACGCAGTGGATGCGCCAGATCGGCGACGTCATGTCGGGCCGGGAAGAGAACCTGCCCGAGATCGGCAAGTACAATGGCGGCCAGAAGATCATCTTCTGGCTGATGACGCTCCTGATCCTCGTCCTGTTCGGGACGGGCATTATGATCTGGTACGAATATTTCGGCACGAGCTTCACCATCGACCAGCAGCGCCTCGGCCATATCGTGCATGCGCTGGCGGCGATTGCGATGCTGCTCGTCGTGATCGTGCATATCTATGCCGCCTTTTATGTCCGCGGTACGATCAGCGCGATGACCGAGGGCAAGGTGACGGGCGGCTGGGCCTTCCGCCACCATCGGCGCTGGCTGCGGCAGGAGGCGCGCAAGGGCGTCATCGACGAGCGCCAGACTCCGCCGCGGCGCCATAGCGTCGGCCCGGCCGAATGA
- the fdhE gene encoding Protein FdhE homolog — MSDDQGFAALEDVGIAERDKPPFVRLPKPESLFGLRATRFRALAPGHQLEAYLAFLADLSTVQDELARALPGPALPAPAEMRQRAGHAMPILPREELTDDPAAAAIFARLAARLADVAMPDAARAALERVEKADHDSRRAMFAAVLADAVPVEAVAEHIFAAAALQVAAARRAAQLDPVLPQPVADGVCPCCGGPPVSSVVVGDANIEGVRYVQCSLCATQWNHVRVKCVSCGSTKGIAYQAIEGIADTIKAETCDECRTYVKILIQRKDMALEPVADDVASLGLDLLVSEAGWQRAGVNPFLLGY, encoded by the coding sequence ATGAGTGACGACCAGGGCTTCGCCGCCCTCGAAGATGTCGGCATCGCCGAACGCGACAAGCCGCCCTTCGTCAGATTGCCGAAGCCGGAAAGCCTGTTCGGCCTGCGTGCGACGCGCTTCAGGGCGCTCGCCCCAGGGCATCAGCTGGAAGCCTATCTCGCCTTCCTCGCCGATCTCTCGACGGTGCAGGACGAGCTTGCGCGCGCGCTGCCCGGCCCTGCCCTGCCAGCGCCGGCAGAGATGCGCCAGCGCGCCGGCCATGCCATGCCGATCCTACCGCGCGAGGAGCTGACGGACGACCCGGCCGCAGCGGCGATCTTCGCGCGGCTCGCGGCCCGGCTCGCCGATGTCGCGATGCCTGATGCCGCGCGTGCTGCGCTCGAACGCGTCGAAAAGGCCGATCATGACAGCCGGCGAGCGATGTTCGCGGCGGTTCTCGCGGATGCCGTGCCGGTCGAGGCTGTCGCCGAGCACATCTTCGCCGCCGCCGCCCTGCAGGTAGCCGCGGCCCGGCGCGCCGCCCAGCTCGACCCGGTTCTGCCGCAACCGGTCGCCGACGGCGTCTGCCCCTGCTGCGGCGGACCGCCCGTTTCAAGCGTGGTCGTGGGCGACGCGAACATCGAGGGCGTACGCTACGTCCAATGCTCGCTTTGCGCGACGCAGTGGAACCATGTCCGGGTGAAATGCGTCTCCTGCGGATCGACCAAGGGCATCGCCTATCAGGCGATCGAAGGCATCGCCGACACGATCAAGGCCGAGACCTGCGACGAGTGCCGGACCTATGTGAAGATCCTGATCCAGCGCAAGGACATGGCGCTGGAGCCGGTGGCGGACGATGTCGCGAGCCTCGGCCTCGATCTGCTGGTGAGCGAGGCCGGCTGGCAGCGCGCGGGGGTGAACCCGTTCCTGCTCGGTTACTGA
- the fdnH gene encoding formate dehydrogenase N subunit beta, translated as MAGLQSQDFARISATTFRPPDVRHDFEVAKLIDVSKCIGCKACQAACLEWNNLREEIGINRGVYDNPHDLTENTWTLMRFTEWENPESGNLEWLIRKDGCMHCADPGCLKACPSPGAIVQYNNGIVDFVSENCIGCGYCVKGCPFNIPRISQADHKAYKCTLCSDRVSVGQAPACAKACPTGAIVFGTKQAMLDYGQTRLTDLRSRGFKNAGIYDPPGVGGTHVMYVLHHADQPQLYANLPQNPKISQVVELWKGLTKYAGMAVVGFAAAFAFVHATVARRNDVSRAEDREAEHLIDEEAARGREA; from the coding sequence ATGGCTGGATTGCAAAGTCAGGACTTCGCCCGCATCTCGGCGACCACCTTCAGGCCGCCGGATGTCCGCCATGATTTCGAGGTGGCGAAGCTCATCGACGTGTCGAAATGCATCGGCTGCAAGGCGTGCCAGGCAGCCTGCCTCGAGTGGAACAATCTGCGCGAGGAGATCGGCATCAACCGGGGGGTCTACGACAATCCGCACGACCTGACGGAGAACACCTGGACGTTGATGCGGTTCACCGAATGGGAGAATCCGGAGAGCGGCAATCTCGAATGGCTGATCCGCAAGGACGGCTGCATGCATTGCGCCGATCCGGGCTGCCTGAAGGCCTGCCCTTCACCGGGCGCGATCGTGCAGTACAACAACGGCATCGTCGACTTCGTCTCGGAGAATTGCATCGGCTGCGGCTATTGCGTGAAGGGCTGCCCCTTCAACATCCCGCGCATCAGCCAGGCCGATCACAAGGCCTACAAGTGCACGCTCTGCTCGGACCGGGTTTCGGTCGGCCAGGCTCCGGCCTGCGCCAAGGCCTGCCCGACCGGCGCGATCGTGTTCGGCACCAAGCAGGCGATGCTCGACTACGGCCAGACGCGGCTGACGGACCTCAGGTCCCGCGGCTTCAAGAATGCCGGCATCTACGACCCGCCCGGCGTCGGCGGCACGCATGTGATGTATGTGCTGCACCATGCCGACCAGCCGCAGCTCTATGCCAACCTGCCGCAGAACCCGAAGATCAGCCAGGTCGTCGAGCTCTGGAAGGGGCTGACCAAATATGCCGGCATGGCCGTCGTCGGGTTCGCCGCCGCCTTCGCCTTCGTCCATGCGACGGTGGCGCGACGCAACGATGTCAGCCGCGCGGAGGACCGCGAGGCCGAGCATCTGATCGACGAGGAGGCTGCCCGTGGCCGTGAGGCGTGA
- the selA gene encoding selenocysteine synthase, which produces MNKPERFRPPSVDTVLRSPGSELAIARHGRARTTDAIRQVLDKLRAGGQPSAASAEQVGRMALDWLEERGRPSQRPVINLTGTVLHTNLGRALLAEEAIEAVVTAMRAPTNLEYEVEAGQRGERDAHVRGLIRELTGAEDAILVNNNASAVLLVLNTLAREREAIVSRGELIEIGGAFRMPDIMARAGATLREVGTTNRTHLKDYAEAIGPQTGLLMKVHTSNYVVQGFTAEVEPAELAKLARRHELPFVDDLGSGTLIDLSRWGLRKEKTVQDALKGGADLVTFSGDKLLGGPQAGIVAGRKDLIVRLAKNPLKRALRLDKLRLAALEATLRLYRDPDSLAKRLPTLRLFTRTAAELRDLSERLQPRLAQALGPGWTIEVIDCASQIGSGALPLETLPSAGVAIRPAGKAAGSAVEKLAAAFRAVPVPIIGRIAQGALILDLRCLEDEALFAAQLDALKPEPVDGLA; this is translated from the coding sequence GTGAACAAGCCCGAACGATTCCGCCCGCCCTCGGTCGATACGGTGCTGCGCAGCCCCGGAAGCGAGCTTGCCATCGCTCGCCATGGACGGGCTCGGACAACTGATGCCATCCGACAGGTGCTGGACAAGCTGCGCGCCGGCGGCCAGCCTTCAGCAGCCTCCGCCGAGCAGGTCGGCCGCATGGCGCTGGATTGGCTGGAGGAGCGCGGGCGGCCCTCGCAGCGCCCGGTCATCAACCTGACCGGCACGGTGCTGCACACCAATCTCGGCCGCGCCCTGCTCGCCGAGGAGGCGATCGAAGCCGTCGTCACCGCGATGCGCGCGCCGACCAATCTCGAATACGAGGTCGAGGCCGGGCAGCGCGGCGAACGCGATGCGCATGTTCGCGGCCTCATCCGCGAGCTGACCGGCGCCGAGGATGCGATCCTCGTCAACAACAACGCCTCGGCCGTGCTGCTCGTACTCAACACGCTTGCCCGTGAGCGCGAGGCCATCGTCTCGCGCGGCGAACTGATCGAGATCGGCGGCGCCTTTCGCATGCCGGACATCATGGCGCGCGCCGGTGCAACCTTGCGCGAGGTCGGCACGACGAACCGCACCCATCTCAAGGACTATGCCGAGGCGATCGGCCCGCAGACCGGGCTGCTGATGAAGGTCCATACCTCGAACTATGTAGTGCAGGGCTTCACGGCCGAGGTGGAGCCGGCCGAACTCGCCAAGCTCGCGCGCCGGCACGAATTGCCCTTCGTCGACGATCTCGGCTCAGGCACGTTGATCGATCTCTCGCGCTGGGGCCTGCGCAAGGAAAAGACGGTTCAGGATGCACTGAAGGGCGGCGCCGATCTCGTCACCTTTTCCGGCGACAAGCTGCTCGGCGGCCCGCAGGCCGGCATCGTCGCCGGGCGCAAGGATCTGATCGTCAGGCTCGCGAAGAATCCGCTGAAGCGGGCGCTGCGCCTCGACAAGCTCAGGCTGGCGGCACTGGAGGCGACGCTCAGGCTCTATCGCGATCCCGACAGCCTGGCGAAGCGCCTGCCGACGCTCCGTCTGTTCACCCGGACGGCCGCGGAGCTGCGCGATCTGTCGGAGCGCCTGCAGCCGCGGCTCGCGCAGGCACTCGGCCCGGGCTGGACGATCGAGGTCATCGATTGCGCCAGCCAGATCGGCTCCGGAGCCTTGCCGCTGGAGACCCTGCCGAGCGCAGGAGTGGCGATCCGCCCGGCCGGCAAAGCGGCGGGTTCCGCCGTCGAGAAACTGGCGGCGGCCTTTCGTGCCGTGCCGGTGCCGATCATCGGCCGGATCGCACAAGGTGCGCTGATCCTCGACCTGCGCTGCCTGGAGGACGAGGCGCTCTTCGCCGCGCAGCTCGACGCGTTGAAACCGGAGCCGGTCGATGGGCTGGCTTGA